AAGAGGGTTTGAACAATTGTCCAGAAAACCAGTGAACTCACCGTCTGTCCTTTGAGGTAGGACTTTACCTCTTCTTCACTGACTAAGAGAAAGAGTTTGTCCGGTCCTTCCATGTAGGTCGCGATTCCTCCCCAAGCCAAAAGCAAGGCAGATACAATCCCCAAAAACAAGAGGATAGGCCAGTGATTTTCAGGAAAATCTTGCAAGAGTTGACTGTACTGGTAAGCTAGAAAACCGATGAGAATCAGCAAGAACAAGACAAAGTGGTCATTGAGAACATAGCGCAGATAACCGACACACTCCTTACGAAAAGCCTGCTTTCGCTTTAAGAACAAGTCTTTCATAGCTCCTCCTCTTTGGTCAGAGCCAAGTAAATATCATTCAAACTCGCTTCAGGCATGCCAAAGGCTTCGCGCAGTTGCTGGAGGTTTCCCTGAGCCCTCACCTCCCCCTTGTGGAGAATAACAAAGGCGTCACACATCTTCTCCGCCGAGTCCAGCACGTGGGTACTCATGAGGATAGACTTACCTTTTTGCTTTTCTACTTCCAAAAGCTGAATCAAGTCAGAAATAGCCAGCGGATCGAGGCCAAGAAAAGGCTCATCCACGATGAAAAGACTCGGATCCACCACAAAAGCACAGATAATCATGACCTTCTGCTTCATCCCTTTGGAGAAATGCACAGGAAACCAATCTAATTTTTGATCCAAACGAAACATTTTTAACAAAGATTCTACTCGCTCAAAAGCCACATTTTGTTCAATACCGTAAGCCATAGCCACCGTTTCGATATGCTCTCTGAGAGTCAGCTCTTCATACAAGCTAGGCGTTTCTGGGATGTAGCCAATCTGCTTGCGATAGTTGGTCGCATCTTCTCGCAGTGTCAAACCATTAATCTTGATTTCCCCACTGTAAGGTGTCAAAAGACCGATAATCTCATTGATAGTCGTTGATTTCCCAGCACCGTTGAGACCAATCAAACCGACCAACTGCCCACTTTCAACTGTAAAGGACACATCTTTCAAGACAGGAACGTGAACATAGCCTCCTGTCAGGTTTTTAATTTCTAACATATTTTCTCCGAATCTGGTATAATGTAGCTATATTATATCAAAATTCAATACAGTAGAGGTGGATTTTATGTCAGATTGCATTTTTTGTAAGATTATCGCAGGGGAGATTCCTGCTTCAAAAGTATACGAGGATGAACAGGTT
The sequence above is a segment of the Streptococcus oralis ATCC 35037 genome. Coding sequences within it:
- a CDS encoding ABC transporter ATP-binding protein, producing the protein MLEIKNLTGGYVHVPVLKDVSFTVESGQLVGLIGLNGAGKSTTINEIIGLLTPYSGEIKINGLTLREDATNYRKQIGYIPETPSLYEELTLREHIETVAMAYGIEQNVAFERVESLLKMFRLDQKLDWFPVHFSKGMKQKVMIICAFVVDPSLFIVDEPFLGLDPLAISDLIQLLEVEKQKGKSILMSTHVLDSAEKMCDAFVILHKGEVRAQGNLQQLREAFGMPEASLNDIYLALTKEEEL